In Saccharothrix violaceirubra, the following are encoded in one genomic region:
- a CDS encoding NUDIX domain-containing protein: protein MSTEEDNDPERFRWLAEGNARQARKRVSAKVVICGKDGRVLLVNPTYKQYWDLPGGMAEANESPTTAAIREVSEELGITVQINGLLLVDWVDAHGPWDDLLVFIFDGGAVGEEDMRRISVMDKELSEFAFFSLELAEAQLRPDMWLKLQRAVEAKRVGVVSYEEFCQSRTE from the coding sequence ATGAGCACGGAAGAAGACAACGACCCGGAGCGCTTTCGGTGGCTGGCCGAAGGAAACGCACGGCAAGCTCGTAAGCGCGTCTCGGCGAAGGTCGTCATCTGCGGCAAGGACGGCCGGGTTCTGCTGGTCAACCCAACATACAAGCAGTACTGGGATCTGCCGGGCGGCATGGCAGAAGCGAACGAATCGCCAACTACTGCGGCTATCCGCGAGGTTTCAGAGGAACTGGGCATCACTGTCCAAATCAACGGCCTGTTGCTCGTTGACTGGGTGGACGCGCATGGCCCCTGGGACGACCTGCTGGTGTTCATCTTCGACGGCGGGGCGGTTGGCGAGGAAGACATGCGCCGCATATCGGTGATGGACAAGGAGCTGTCTGAGTTTGCATTCTTCTCGCTGGAACTTGCGGAAGCACAGTTGAGGCCGGATATGTGGCTCAAGCTCCAACGTGCTGTCGAGGCGAAGCGGGTAGGCGTAGTGTCGTACGAGGAGTTTTGTCAAAGTCGGACGGAGTGA
- a CDS encoding helix-turn-helix transcriptional regulator yields MAARRTGLIRVRKAAGFTQESFAEAMHVDRSTVARWEQGAREPLPYQRPKLARLLKITMNELDELLHEEAGSVAVRQHAGSSLGDRLVDHNSSVAVETLPTPAQPVAMREVIGFRTVSEAFQAADRKIGGGVLYGQVVRFLQDEVAPRLLAPPSGATHYEVFSAAASFSEFAGWMAHDSGRDPQAKVHLTQAYHLAATAQNFQLGSNILASLAHLAVQMNDAQAAERLARKGISQMSGSQAHAPHLVARLHAMQARALALQGKELETRLALDAGESALDFVERDAQDSWLSGFDRASFAAEVALCMYDLRRYEDAARGAAQVIALRSGSDRVRSRTLAGLTLANALVALEDHAGAVRVGMEIIAAAPGLKSARVHSGLAQLQQRISEQADLPEVREMNDRLAASASAQIPTAQAEWPV; encoded by the coding sequence ATGGCGGCACGACGCACGGGCTTGATTCGTGTCCGGAAGGCGGCCGGCTTCACCCAGGAGTCATTCGCCGAGGCCATGCATGTCGACCGCTCCACGGTGGCCCGCTGGGAGCAGGGAGCACGTGAACCCCTGCCCTACCAGCGTCCGAAGCTGGCCCGGCTGCTGAAGATCACCATGAACGAGCTGGACGAGCTGCTGCACGAGGAGGCGGGAAGCGTTGCGGTGAGGCAACATGCCGGCTCATCTCTTGGAGATAGGCTTGTCGACCACAACAGCTCCGTGGCGGTTGAGACTCTGCCCACTCCTGCTCAGCCGGTAGCCATGCGAGAGGTGATCGGCTTCCGCACCGTGTCCGAGGCGTTCCAGGCCGCTGACCGGAAAATCGGCGGCGGCGTTCTCTACGGGCAGGTTGTGCGTTTCCTGCAAGATGAGGTCGCGCCGAGGCTGCTTGCGCCGCCGTCCGGCGCAACCCATTATGAGGTTTTCTCGGCAGCAGCGTCCTTCTCGGAGTTTGCGGGATGGATGGCCCATGACAGTGGCCGTGACCCCCAGGCGAAAGTGCATCTGACGCAGGCGTACCACTTGGCTGCGACCGCACAAAACTTCCAGCTCGGCTCCAACATTCTTGCGTCGCTGGCCCATCTAGCCGTACAGATGAATGATGCCCAGGCTGCCGAACGATTGGCCCGTAAGGGAATCTCCCAAATGTCGGGCAGTCAGGCTCATGCGCCCCACCTGGTTGCACGACTCCACGCCATGCAGGCTCGGGCGCTCGCTCTACAAGGCAAAGAGTTGGAGACTCGTCTGGCGCTCGATGCTGGAGAGAGTGCTTTGGACTTTGTCGAACGAGATGCTCAGGACAGTTGGCTTTCTGGTTTTGACCGGGCTTCCTTCGCTGCTGAGGTTGCGCTTTGTATGTATGACTTGCGGCGGTATGAAGATGCGGCACGGGGTGCAGCGCAAGTCATTGCACTGCGAAGTGGCAGCGACCGCGTCCGGAGTCGAACTCTCGCCGGCTTGACGCTGGCAAATGCTCTGGTGGCGCTAGAGGATCACGCAGGTGCAGTGCGAGTCGGCATGGAGATAATCGCGGCTGCTCCGGGACTCAAGTCCGCACGTGTACACTCCGGCCTCGCGCAGTTGCAGCAGCGGATTTCGGAGCAGGCGGACTTGCCGGAGGTCAGGGAGATGAACGACCGTTTGGCGGCGTCTGCGAGCGCGCAGATTCCAACAGCACAAGCGGAATGGCCGGTATGA
- a CDS encoding VOC family protein, with translation MATPARLDHSIVITRRPEDAWALFTRLGFTLSPVSRHRVTTTPDGPPVLGCTANRCAYLDGGFVELIGIIDEAAPDPWRVLPLIAGGDGGLRGVSFGLGDSDRVLDRLRDTGLAGSGVLSLERPVGSGVLRARSVHVDRARTPEGIVHSAEHLTPELVRAVPHANGARALTGVLLFADGSEVDSIRDRYATLLDRESRKVDHGRVFDLDGGRLELVVDLDAALPGETPPSSPGFVAQEVGVADVDAARALVEGAGVPTRDVPGGFLVSARETFGAAVLFRSAG, from the coding sequence GTGGCGACACCCGCACGGCTCGACCACTCCATCGTGATCACCCGTCGGCCCGAGGACGCGTGGGCGCTGTTCACCCGGCTCGGGTTCACGCTCAGTCCCGTGTCACGCCATCGCGTGACCACGACACCCGACGGTCCGCCCGTGCTCGGCTGCACGGCCAACCGGTGCGCCTACCTCGACGGCGGGTTCGTCGAGTTGATCGGGATCATCGACGAGGCCGCGCCCGACCCGTGGCGGGTCCTGCCGCTGATCGCCGGGGGCGACGGCGGGTTGCGCGGGGTGTCGTTCGGGCTCGGGGACTCCGACCGCGTCCTCGACCGGTTGCGGGACACCGGGTTGGCCGGGTCCGGCGTGCTGTCGTTGGAGCGGCCGGTCGGCTCGGGTGTATTGCGTGCCCGCAGCGTCCACGTCGACCGGGCGCGCACGCCGGAAGGGATCGTGCACTCCGCCGAGCACCTCACGCCCGAACTGGTCCGGGCCGTGCCGCACGCCAACGGCGCCCGCGCGCTGACCGGCGTCCTCCTGTTCGCCGACGGGTCCGAAGTGGACTCGATCCGGGACCGCTACGCCACGCTGCTCGACCGGGAGTCCCGAAAGGTCGACCACGGCCGGGTGTTCGACCTCGACGGCGGCCGGCTGGAACTCGTCGTCGACCTCGACGCGGCACTGCCCGGCGAGACCCCGCCGTCGTCGCCGGGTTTCGTCGCGCAGGAGGTCGGGGTGGCGGACGTCGACGCCGCCCGCGCCCTGGTCGAGGGCGCGGGCGTGCCGACGCGGGACGTGCCGGGCGGGTTCCTCGTCAGTGCGCGGGAGACATTCGGTGCCGCGGTGCTGTTCCGGTCCGCCGGGTGA
- a CDS encoding alpha/beta fold hydrolase: MWKTLVVTTALTLTLTPAAQAGTGLSWRACGDRGAECADVSVPLDWSKPGGDRVTVAISRIKATDPARRLGVLFFNPGGPGGPAVPIVRDLAEEVFPARLRERFDIIGIDPRGVGDSRPAITCDRDAQDPAVDQFPTTQAGYQALVAHNRAVADGCRRLTGPLIDHVDTISAARDLDVVRAGLGERKISWLGVSYGTLLGATYAGLFPNRVRAAVLDGAVDHTIGSRRLAVDEARTVEQVFAKFAKWCRENCGRDDVAADYRALLARAAEHPVPATGHPEGVNAQRIGYVTYSLLSSPKAWPVLAEAIAAATAPTPDAQAFAETGDASAYRVIACHDFPSDVRDHAGLRDRVQEIRRIAPTTRGHVEGWDVQAGCTGWPIRSANPWAATPVRGVRNVLVVSGAFDPATPHVWGIGLACQIEGARMLHWSGVGHTAYFNDDQTRDREVEYLLDAV; encoded by the coding sequence GTGTGGAAAACCCTCGTCGTCACCACGGCGCTCACCCTCACCCTGACCCCCGCCGCCCAGGCCGGGACCGGACTGTCCTGGCGGGCCTGCGGCGACCGCGGTGCCGAGTGCGCCGACGTCTCCGTGCCCCTGGACTGGTCGAAGCCCGGCGGCGACCGGGTCACCGTCGCGATCTCCCGGATCAAGGCGACCGACCCGGCGCGGCGCCTCGGCGTCCTGTTCTTCAACCCCGGCGGTCCGGGCGGTCCGGCCGTCCCGATCGTCCGCGACCTGGCCGAGGAGGTCTTCCCGGCCCGGCTGCGGGAACGCTTCGACATCATCGGCATCGACCCGCGCGGCGTCGGCGACAGTCGGCCCGCCATCACCTGCGACCGCGACGCCCAGGACCCGGCCGTCGACCAGTTCCCGACCACCCAGGCCGGTTACCAGGCGCTCGTCGCGCACAACCGGGCCGTCGCCGACGGCTGCCGGCGCCTGACCGGACCCCTGATCGACCACGTCGACACCATCAGTGCCGCCCGTGACCTCGACGTCGTCCGCGCCGGGCTGGGCGAGCGGAAGATCTCCTGGCTGGGCGTTTCCTACGGCACGCTGCTCGGCGCCACCTACGCGGGCCTCTTCCCGAACCGGGTCCGGGCCGCCGTCCTCGACGGCGCCGTGGACCACACGATCGGCAGCCGCCGGCTCGCGGTCGACGAGGCCCGGACCGTCGAGCAGGTGTTCGCGAAGTTCGCGAAGTGGTGCCGCGAGAACTGCGGGCGGGACGACGTCGCCGCCGACTACCGGGCCCTGCTCGCCCGCGCCGCCGAACACCCGGTGCCCGCCACCGGCCACCCGGAGGGCGTGAACGCGCAGCGCATCGGCTACGTGACCTACTCCCTGCTGTCCTCGCCCAAGGCGTGGCCGGTGCTGGCCGAGGCCATCGCCGCGGCGACCGCGCCGACGCCCGACGCGCAGGCGTTCGCCGAGACCGGGGACGCCAGTGCCTACCGCGTGATCGCCTGCCACGACTTCCCCAGCGACGTCCGGGACCACGCCGGGCTGCGTGACCGCGTCCAGGAGATCCGCCGGATCGCCCCGACGACCCGCGGCCACGTGGAAGGTTGGGACGTCCAGGCGGGCTGCACGGGCTGGCCGATCCGGTCCGCCAACCCGTGGGCCGCGACCCCCGTGCGCGGCGTGCGCAACGTCCTGGTCGTCAGCGGCGCCTTCGACCCGGCCACGCCCCACGTCTGGGGCATCGGGCTGGCCTGCCAGATCGAAGGGGCCCGGATGCTGCACTGGTCCGGGGTCGGCCACACCGCCTACTTCAACGACGACCAGACCCGTGACCGTGAGGTGGAATACCTCCTCGACGCCGTGTGA
- a CDS encoding DUF4132 domain-containing protein — MSWLDAASGYQVRLGENGRVQCRNGKGKTLSSVPASIKDDPQVVQLRQLAEWLSRHDEECRSAVDGWMVRSLPVPTAVLIEVWADEAWASALRDLVVTADGETGFLRDVDAERGLGVVTLDGETLRVKPETVDIPHPVLLADLEELREFGAELGVEQKVQQLFRQTFVKPDSFPKGRTSVADFSNGKFEQLNHATGRCRTLGYPVRGGDAVYAAFEGGRIVEARFWIGSDYPEGETWTGDLNWTLEDGTTVPLADVGPVAWSEGMRMAASIHAGRVVEEAKVES, encoded by the coding sequence GTGAGCTGGCTCGACGCCGCGTCCGGTTACCAGGTGCGGCTCGGGGAGAACGGTCGCGTCCAGTGCCGCAACGGCAAGGGAAAGACACTCTCCTCGGTGCCCGCGTCCATCAAGGACGATCCCCAGGTGGTGCAGCTCAGACAACTCGCCGAGTGGCTGTCGCGCCACGACGAGGAGTGCCGGTCCGCAGTGGACGGCTGGATGGTCCGGTCGCTGCCGGTGCCCACGGCCGTGCTCATCGAGGTGTGGGCGGACGAGGCGTGGGCGTCCGCGCTGCGCGACCTCGTCGTCACCGCCGACGGCGAGACCGGCTTCCTGCGGGACGTCGACGCCGAACGCGGCCTGGGCGTGGTCACCCTCGACGGCGAGACCCTGCGGGTCAAGCCCGAGACGGTGGACATCCCGCACCCGGTGCTGCTGGCGGACCTGGAGGAGCTGCGCGAGTTCGGCGCCGAACTGGGCGTCGAGCAGAAGGTGCAGCAGCTCTTCCGGCAGACCTTCGTCAAGCCCGACAGCTTCCCGAAGGGCCGCACCTCGGTCGCCGACTTCTCGAACGGCAAGTTCGAGCAGCTCAACCACGCGACGGGTCGCTGCCGCACGCTGGGCTACCCGGTGCGCGGCGGCGACGCGGTCTACGCCGCGTTCGAGGGCGGCCGGATCGTCGAGGCCCGGTTCTGGATCGGCTCGGACTACCCCGAGGGCGAGACCTGGACCGGCGACCTGAACTGGACGCTGGAGGACGGAACCACCGTGCCCCTTGCCGACGTCGGACCGGTCGCGTGGTCGGAAGGCATGCGCATGGCGGCCTCGATCCACGCGGGCCGCGTCGTCGAGGAAGCGAAGGTCGAGTCGTGA
- a CDS encoding bifunctional DNA primase/polymerase — translation MIPRQKGKAVPTSTPDTEASTTLQAALHYVELGWPVIPGAIWKNGHLANPTDELPVTTPCLQPIEEATTDAELVRAWWSTPGLHQPNVFTVTGSELGAFAVVESLVMMLADDPWFSKLPTPVLAFPNMPVAYFLVRPPLPSVLLSHEARVVEAGMPMPLPPSALETTPVIWLVTPEQAGNRLMPGDALADLIHSYERKSA, via the coding sequence ATGATTCCCCGACAGAAAGGCAAGGCAGTGCCGACCAGCACGCCGGACACCGAAGCGTCCACGACCCTGCAAGCCGCTCTGCACTACGTCGAACTGGGCTGGCCCGTGATACCGGGAGCGATCTGGAAGAACGGCCACCTCGCCAACCCGACTGACGAGCTACCCGTCACCACCCCCTGTCTCCAACCGATCGAGGAAGCGACCACCGACGCCGAGCTGGTGCGCGCGTGGTGGTCGACGCCTGGGCTGCACCAGCCGAACGTCTTCACGGTGACCGGTTCGGAACTGGGGGCCTTCGCCGTCGTTGAGTCGCTGGTCATGATGCTCGCGGATGACCCGTGGTTCTCGAAGTTGCCGACGCCGGTACTCGCCTTCCCGAACATGCCTGTCGCCTACTTCCTGGTTCGGCCACCGCTGCCCTCGGTGCTGCTGAGCCACGAAGCACGGGTGGTGGAAGCCGGGATGCCGATGCCCCTGCCGCCCAGCGCCCTGGAGACCACGCCCGTGATCTGGCTCGTCACTCCCGAACAGGCCGGCAACCGCCTGATGCCTGGTGACGCCCTGGCCGACCTGATCCACAGCTACGAGAGGAAGAGCGCGTGA
- a CDS encoding DMT family transporter — translation MSFLWGAAYLVIAVALRGFSPVVVVFGRVFLAALFLIPPAIRRDVLRPLLKHPWWVLVTVLVQSTAPLLLLTYGQHWLSAGLTGVLIGAQPLFVAALATWFAPDEKPKGARGIFGLVMGFTGIGLLFGVDIGGGSHLLLGGILVTAAALCYAVGSILIHRKLGFAEPLGVATSAMLVSSAATAIPAALMLPRHMPPFASVIALVALGVVFTALTLTIFYGLIAHAGPSKATLAFYLSPAVTVVLGWVLLDEQVRWSTVVGPAAIVMGSVLVAGRAEVGA, via the coding sequence TTGTCCTTCCTGTGGGGTGCCGCCTATCTGGTCATAGCGGTCGCGCTGCGTGGGTTCTCTCCGGTGGTCGTGGTGTTCGGGCGGGTCTTCCTCGCTGCGCTGTTTCTAATACCGCCGGCTATCCGCCGTGACGTCTTGAGGCCACTGCTGAAGCATCCTTGGTGGGTGCTGGTAACGGTGCTCGTGCAGTCCACCGCGCCTCTGCTCTTGCTTACCTATGGGCAGCACTGGCTGTCTGCCGGCCTCACGGGGGTGCTCATCGGAGCGCAACCGCTGTTCGTTGCGGCCCTCGCCACCTGGTTTGCGCCGGATGAAAAGCCGAAGGGTGCCAGAGGAATTTTCGGTCTCGTCATGGGATTCACGGGTATCGGGCTGCTGTTCGGGGTCGACATTGGCGGTGGTTCGCATTTGCTGCTCGGCGGCATCCTGGTCACTGCGGCTGCCTTGTGTTATGCCGTTGGCTCTATCTTGATTCACCGCAAGCTCGGCTTTGCTGAGCCGCTTGGTGTTGCCACGTCGGCCATGCTGGTGAGCAGCGCTGCGACTGCGATTCCAGCCGCGCTGATGCTGCCCCGGCACATGCCACCGTTCGCCAGTGTGATCGCCCTGGTCGCGCTTGGTGTGGTGTTCACGGCCCTGACGCTCACCATATTCTATGGCTTGATCGCACACGCTGGGCCAAGCAAGGCGACCTTGGCGTTCTATCTGTCGCCTGCCGTTACGGTTGTGCTTGGTTGGGTACTGCTGGACGAGCAAGTGCGCTGGTCGACGGTGGTTGGGCCGGCGGCAATTGTTATGGGGTCGGTGTTGGTGGCGGGCAGGGCGGAGGTTGGTGCGTAG